The following coding sequences lie in one Alicyclobacillus curvatus genomic window:
- a CDS encoding zf-HC2 domain-containing protein, protein MKHPQSRQVWAYLDGELESQEERKFEQHISLCGQCRNRMDEIRRLSKTMNRVLQSDVPDASPAFHANLVAALRSSQAATSTSVRRRQKGNWSKVTAYGLGSAAAVCVAAGLGWYAMDRGHGDAVGVSGGVAVKPEMSQTTPSSSTGVLGVGGKPSQTASKAASQIGSNVNGTAIQRTGTNTGTTASFAIQSPKTLVGQTTIRVQSPSGTPISGAHVAFVSDGRLLGSTVTNSLGQTRPMQLEVAADPVLTPVFSEPGFSTQGVMTVVVWKHGYQPLVSYDVRVFEGGLNRFSQSLTISPSSGNNQAPAMAGYGYKQGTRTYHLLTLSAFANWVESTVGRDGTTTWSVYPSLGQGTQPVSSDLSSNHLAADGQIAVQVLDQNGRPVSGARVAVVAGNHVSGSAVTNGTGESPLLATKGIADWRFVGPWNIGNMSPKTAAVVVWKSGFAPAVGMYVPLSSANPTTVHVKLESLAWRKRMGWTNLGAPSAITPERSPSSAIAAAYLSWVSGQGN, encoded by the coding sequence ATGAAGCATCCCCAATCTCGTCAGGTCTGGGCTTACCTAGACGGTGAACTGGAATCACAGGAAGAGCGGAAATTTGAGCAGCACATTTCTCTTTGTGGTCAGTGCCGAAACAGGATGGATGAAATCAGGCGTTTGTCAAAGACCATGAATCGAGTCTTGCAAAGTGACGTCCCTGACGCGTCCCCTGCGTTTCACGCCAACTTGGTGGCTGCTCTGCGCAGTAGCCAGGCAGCGACGAGCACGTCAGTACGGAGGCGCCAGAAGGGTAACTGGTCGAAAGTGACTGCGTACGGACTGGGTTCCGCGGCGGCGGTCTGCGTGGCCGCGGGGCTTGGATGGTACGCGATGGACAGAGGACACGGAGACGCGGTTGGCGTTTCTGGTGGTGTCGCTGTGAAACCAGAAATGAGCCAAACAACACCATCTTCAAGCACTGGGGTACTCGGCGTCGGCGGCAAACCATCACAGACGGCATCCAAGGCAGCGTCCCAAATCGGCAGTAACGTCAACGGTACAGCCATTCAAAGGACCGGAACGAATACGGGTACGACGGCTTCTTTTGCCATCCAATCACCAAAAACTCTGGTTGGACAGACAACAATCCGTGTCCAAAGTCCATCAGGGACACCCATCTCCGGAGCTCATGTCGCCTTCGTCTCGGATGGTCGACTGCTCGGTTCAACGGTGACAAATTCGCTTGGACAGACCAGACCGATGCAGCTCGAAGTTGCGGCCGATCCCGTTTTGACACCCGTCTTCTCCGAACCCGGGTTTTCAACACAAGGTGTTATGACGGTTGTGGTTTGGAAGCATGGCTATCAACCGCTTGTATCCTATGACGTTCGTGTCTTCGAAGGCGGACTCAATCGTTTCTCGCAATCGCTGACGATATCCCCTTCTTCGGGAAACAACCAGGCGCCTGCGATGGCAGGTTACGGATATAAGCAAGGGACGAGGACGTACCATTTGCTCACTCTATCCGCATTTGCGAACTGGGTGGAGTCAACAGTTGGCAGAGATGGCACGACTACATGGTCGGTCTATCCTTCTCTGGGTCAGGGTACCCAACCCGTGTCCTCGGACCTGTCGTCCAACCACCTTGCTGCAGATGGGCAAATCGCCGTTCAGGTGCTAGACCAAAATGGAAGGCCCGTCTCCGGAGCACGGGTTGCTGTTGTCGCTGGGAATCACGTCAGCGGCAGTGCCGTCACAAACGGTACAGGGGAATCTCCGTTACTCGCTACGAAGGGTATTGCAGACTGGAGATTTGTCGGTCCGTGGAACATCGGCAATATGTCGCCAAAGACGGCTGCGGTCGTCGTGTGGAAGAGTGGATTTGCCCCAGCAGTCGGCATGTATGTGCCGCTGTCCAGCGCGAACCCGACCACCGTCCATGTGAAACTCGAATCGCTTGCGTGGCGAAAACGTATGGGATGGACCAATCTCGGAGCCCCATCGGCCATTACCCCAGAGCGCTCACCGTCGTCGGCCATCGCTGCTGCCTATCTTTCGTGGGTGTCTGGTCAGGGAAATTAA
- a CDS encoding RNA polymerase sigma factor, which yields MRCTAAECTEKFCEFGCLREHEVAIRNLVYHITRNPNDVDDITQDVFIKAYQSLASFRGGSFRAYLARIARNHCYDLLRRKRVRRETLLGDMTVEEWPGTDDGPEDLLLNKEMASEIGQLLNHLSEIDREIVVLRHLSEFSYDEIAETMGMRPGAVRTRISRARQKILELIEGRGQDEASPISSGLGLPRR from the coding sequence ATGCGTTGTACGGCCGCTGAATGTACCGAGAAGTTTTGCGAGTTTGGATGCTTGCGAGAACATGAAGTCGCCATTCGGAATCTAGTCTACCATATTACACGTAATCCGAATGACGTAGATGACATTACACAGGACGTCTTTATTAAGGCCTACCAGTCACTGGCTTCCTTTCGCGGTGGGAGTTTCCGCGCGTATTTGGCCCGGATTGCCCGCAATCACTGTTACGATTTGCTAAGACGCAAACGTGTGCGACGGGAGACCTTGCTGGGAGATATGACTGTCGAAGAGTGGCCTGGCACCGATGATGGACCGGAAGATCTGCTGCTGAACAAGGAGATGGCAAGCGAAATCGGGCAGTTATTGAATCACCTGAGCGAGATCGACCGCGAGATTGTCGTCTTGCGACACCTGAGTGAATTCTCATATGACGAAATCGCTGAGACCATGGGCATGCGTCCCGGTGCTGTACGCACTCGGATATCGCGCGCACGGCAAAAGATCCTCGAGCTCATAGAAGGGAGGGGTCAGGATGAAGCATCCCCAATCTCGTCAGGTCTGGGCTTACCTAGACGGTGA
- a CDS encoding YfhO family protein: MKAYHNLFYPATTDGNLPEISSLSASPATWVGKARYHLPALITLFVLICLSYPGWFSSAAMSFDDLTRLNAPQRMFVGEMLRHGQLPLWNPFNFGGQPFLAAGQSGPLYLPNLIFAIAPISVALKLSYVFHATVAAISLYLITFRLTRQRTGSVVSGLVFVTSGFMLGHQIHTQMYDAMSFVPLALYFLFRLLSNPGWKNILGLAVAVAMEIYAGHPQVSFYLTIVLFVSFVTIIILTWSEGVRKRAFSFVSSGILALLLSAPQWLPTLLLIPYSDRASASKQFLLKASLPPNGLIQFLAPFAAGGGYTGTPLAGNFANLYGTSLFWELTCYAGLAALLLALTAVFTAFTRHPAIVALVLQGALGILLALGGNGPLQWVLLHAPGFDMFRIPGRYTVLTELSIAILSGVGIAVVRNAIRVHAKPPLIALTLCSGLSILTLVWASFAGPLRLAPESAFLVPVIIATVLAVAAWLVWLGRPAKSFVAAVVLGSIAALDMVGQAAGWSNFVLSGTPVYAMHNAPAAYLKAHQIPADPLLKTAAMPDTSLAFDVSSAFQVPTLNGYDSLESALYANNVGLTWSAAGILSEPRSMMDALGVRFLLTRTDVNPLWATVSEGSTSVVRQVKVPAGTTGLLVQVGDVNAPAAPLYGPLLSVTLDSGDAHLTELLTGMPNQRFLIPLPATWPTAQPTKLVVQNETWQEQVQVSTVSWLTAKKHPVSFIKGVWLNPEAWRAVYSDGTETVWENQADVSGAYVTTNSDDPLTDTSGSAAAVTFSANLQSWKVHADKSSLLVLAQTFDPGWTATIDGKPAPVTATGGLYGDMLTGIPVTAGTHTVTLTYHPLGFRTGLLMLLTGILVILIVTTLILLERKGRHHKAKPGK; this comes from the coding sequence ATGAAAGCATACCATAACCTTTTCTATCCAGCTACCACAGACGGCAATTTGCCCGAAATCTCATCCTTGTCTGCGAGCCCAGCCACTTGGGTTGGCAAGGCTCGCTATCATCTTCCCGCCCTTATCACCTTGTTTGTGCTCATCTGCCTGTCCTATCCAGGGTGGTTCTCGAGTGCAGCGATGTCGTTTGACGACCTAACTCGCCTGAATGCCCCACAACGGATGTTTGTCGGCGAAATGCTCCGGCACGGTCAGCTTCCGCTCTGGAATCCATTTAACTTTGGCGGCCAGCCTTTCCTTGCCGCAGGACAGTCAGGTCCGCTGTACTTGCCAAATCTGATTTTCGCCATCGCGCCAATCAGCGTGGCCCTCAAACTCTCCTATGTCTTCCATGCTACAGTGGCTGCAATCTCGCTGTACTTGATTACGTTTCGATTGACGAGACAGCGCACCGGCTCGGTCGTCAGCGGACTCGTATTTGTGACCAGCGGGTTCATGCTTGGGCATCAAATTCACACGCAGATGTATGACGCAATGAGCTTTGTGCCCTTGGCCCTGTATTTCCTCTTTCGCCTACTTTCCAACCCGGGTTGGAAAAACATTCTTGGCCTAGCGGTGGCCGTTGCAATGGAAATTTACGCAGGTCATCCTCAGGTCTCGTTCTATTTAACGATTGTACTCTTTGTCTCCTTCGTTACAATCATCATCTTGACCTGGTCAGAAGGGGTGAGAAAGCGGGCTTTTTCCTTTGTCTCCTCAGGAATTCTTGCTTTGCTGTTGTCTGCGCCGCAATGGTTGCCAACGCTGCTTCTGATTCCCTATTCCGACCGTGCGAGTGCATCCAAGCAATTTCTGCTCAAGGCTTCTCTGCCTCCAAACGGGCTGATTCAGTTTCTGGCGCCGTTTGCGGCTGGAGGCGGGTACACGGGCACACCACTCGCCGGAAACTTCGCCAACCTGTACGGGACTTCCCTGTTTTGGGAGCTCACTTGTTACGCGGGTCTCGCAGCACTGCTCCTCGCGCTCACGGCCGTGTTCACGGCATTTACGAGACACCCGGCGATTGTGGCGCTTGTGCTGCAGGGTGCCCTCGGCATCCTGCTCGCTCTAGGCGGGAACGGTCCGCTGCAGTGGGTCCTGCTGCACGCACCAGGCTTCGATATGTTTCGAATTCCCGGCCGATATACGGTACTTACTGAGCTGTCCATCGCTATCTTGTCCGGAGTCGGCATCGCCGTCGTAAGAAACGCGATTCGGGTGCATGCAAAGCCCCCGCTCATTGCACTCACCCTCTGTTCAGGGCTGTCCATTCTGACACTGGTGTGGGCCAGTTTTGCGGGTCCTCTGCGTCTCGCTCCTGAGTCCGCATTTCTCGTACCCGTCATCATTGCCACCGTGCTTGCGGTGGCAGCATGGCTTGTGTGGCTGGGTCGCCCTGCGAAATCGTTTGTAGCCGCTGTGGTACTCGGCTCGATAGCCGCTCTGGACATGGTTGGACAGGCTGCAGGGTGGTCGAATTTTGTTTTGTCTGGCACACCCGTCTACGCCATGCACAACGCCCCGGCAGCATACCTCAAGGCGCATCAAATTCCCGCCGATCCGCTCTTGAAAACAGCCGCAATGCCTGACACAAGCTTAGCGTTTGACGTGTCTTCGGCGTTTCAAGTACCGACGTTAAACGGCTACGACTCGCTGGAAAGCGCGCTCTACGCAAACAATGTCGGTTTGACATGGAGTGCCGCAGGAATCCTGAGTGAGCCCCGTTCGATGATGGATGCACTCGGAGTACGGTTCCTATTGACGCGAACTGACGTGAATCCGCTCTGGGCGACCGTATCGGAGGGCAGTACAAGCGTGGTTCGCCAAGTCAAGGTCCCTGCTGGCACAACCGGACTGCTTGTCCAAGTTGGCGACGTAAACGCACCCGCTGCACCACTGTATGGCCCTCTGCTCAGTGTGACGTTAGACAGCGGTGATGCTCATCTCACGGAACTGCTAACGGGGATGCCCAACCAGAGATTTCTCATCCCGCTGCCAGCCACATGGCCGACGGCGCAGCCAACGAAATTGGTCGTCCAAAACGAAACCTGGCAGGAACAGGTTCAGGTGTCCACTGTGTCTTGGCTGACAGCCAAAAAACACCCTGTTTCCTTCATCAAGGGCGTATGGCTCAACCCGGAAGCATGGCGAGCTGTATATTCGGACGGTACCGAGACGGTCTGGGAGAATCAAGCGGATGTCAGCGGAGCCTATGTCACCACGAATTCAGATGACCCACTGACCGACACGTCCGGAAGCGCTGCGGCGGTGACCTTTTCCGCCAATCTGCAGTCATGGAAAGTCCATGCAGATAAAAGTTCACTGTTGGTCCTGGCGCAAACCTTTGACCCCGGATGGACAGCGACAATTGACGGCAAGCCGGCACCGGTTACAGCGACTGGCGGACTTTACGGAGACATGCTCACGGGCATCCCTGTGACAGCAGGAACGCATACAGTGACCCTGACTTACCACCCGCTCGGCTTCCGTACAGGGCTGTTGATGTTGCTAACAGGTATTCTCGTCATCCTGATTGTGACGACCCTCATCCTCCTCGAAAGGAAAGGGCGGCATCACAAGGCGAAACCAGGCAAATGA